One window of Methanogenium organophilum genomic DNA carries:
- a CDS encoding EVE domain-containing protein, with amino-acid sequence MTIWIASTNRNNWEIIKNKNLWGVPKRNKNSIERSKPGDKILIFVRQEKVGDAILPSAITTAFEISSKPFEDETEVFKKPVTMLGEEVFPYRVKLKLIKIFKEEFDFKTLISNLEFITNKKQWTGHLRTAMRTILEEDYEYMLKAAETPRG; translated from the coding sequence ATGACAATATGGATTGCATCAACCAACCGGAACAATTGGGAAATCATAAAAAATAAGAATCTTTGGGGTGTGCCAAAGCGAAATAAAAACAGCATTGAGAGATCGAAACCTGGAGATAAAATCCTTATATTTGTCAGGCAGGAAAAAGTAGGAGATGCAATTCTTCCGTCTGCAATAACAACAGCCTTTGAGATTTCATCAAAGCCTTTTGAAGATGAAACAGAGGTTTTCAAAAAGCCTGTTACAATGCTAGGAGAAGAGGTATTCCCATATCGTGTCAAATTAAAGCTTATTAAAATATTCAAAGAGGAATTTGATTTTAAGACTCTAATTTCAAATCTGGAGTTTATTACAAACAAAAAACAGTGGACGGGGCACTTGCGAACTGCAATGAGAACTATTCTTGAAGAAGATTATGAATATATGTTGAAAGCCGCTGAAACTCCGAGAGGTTAA
- a CDS encoding lamin tail domain-containing protein, which produces MKHIISIILAVMVLSMIFIAGCTSTEQSISEPETITTLPTQTTFQTQTPVQTSFKPTVDPTHTTNTGSDELRIGAFNVQVFGVSKASKPEVMSVLADTIRTFDIVSIEEIRDSSQTALPDLVNLVNSDGSQYEYVVGERLGRTSSKEQYAYIYNTKTAVLTSTPYTYPEPAGTDPFHREPYIASFGAINGDFDATMITVHTDPDEATEEINSLDAVVDYAVSHTPYDQDVIVMGDFNADGSYFKEDCSSSMTSSEYEWIIGNDVDTTTKSTDYTYDRIVLTKSVTPYFTGDAGVFRYDTQYGLTQDETEDVSDHYPVYAIFFTGGTGTYNSAVTTTIPTPVHTDSTTISTTIPTTIPTTSNPTPVTSGTSDVYISGISLEDEWVKITNKGSSVNLKGWYIQDDDAKHTYTFPSITLVSESTVTLHSEKGTDTSTELYWDGKNVWNNDGDTAYLYDSSGKLVSQKKG; this is translated from the coding sequence ATGAAGCACATTATCTCAATAATTCTTGCTGTAATGGTGTTATCCATGATATTTATAGCAGGATGCACATCTACAGAACAATCAATTTCTGAGCCTGAAACTATCACAACATTACCAACGCAAACCACATTTCAAACACAAACACCCGTTCAGACATCTTTTAAGCCAACGGTCGACCCCACACATACCACTAACACGGGATCTGATGAACTTCGCATTGGTGCATTCAATGTGCAGGTTTTTGGCGTAAGTAAGGCATCCAAGCCTGAAGTGATGAGTGTGCTTGCTGATACAATCAGAACATTTGATATTGTCTCTATTGAGGAAATACGTGACAGCTCACAGACAGCACTTCCTGATTTGGTAAATCTGGTAAATTCTGACGGTTCACAATATGAATATGTGGTTGGTGAACGTCTTGGACGAACATCCAGCAAAGAACAATATGCATACATCTACAATACCAAGACCGCTGTTTTGACGTCAACTCCATATACATATCCTGAACCAGCAGGAACTGATCCTTTCCACCGTGAGCCATATATTGCATCGTTTGGGGCAATAAACGGGGATTTTGATGCAACAATGATCACAGTTCATACCGATCCCGATGAAGCCACAGAAGAAATAAATTCACTTGATGCTGTTGTGGATTATGCTGTAAGTCATACCCCCTACGACCAGGATGTCATTGTAATGGGGGATTTCAATGCTGATGGTTCATATTTCAAAGAGGATTGCTCATCTTCCATGACGAGTAGTGAGTACGAATGGATTATTGGTAATGATGTGGACACGACCACAAAATCTACTGATTACACATATGATCGAATAGTTCTCACAAAATCTGTGACACCTTACTTTACTGGTGATGCAGGAGTGTTCAGGTATGACACTCAATATGGACTTACACAGGATGAAACAGAGGATGTTTCAGATCATTACCCAGTCTATGCTATATTTTTCACAGGTGGTACAGGGACATACAATTCTGCTGTGACAACGACTATACCAACTCCAGTGCATACTGATTCAACTACCATATCCACAACCATTCCAACTACTATACCAACAACATCTAATCCAACTCCAGTGACCTCTGGCACGTCCGATGTTTACATAAGTGGAATCTCACTTGAAGATGAATGGGTGAAGATAACAAATAAGGGGTCATCTGTGAATCTCAAAGGATGGTACATTCAGGATGATGATGCTAAACACACCTACACATTTCCATCGATTACACTTGTATCCGAATCAACAGTAACCTTACATTCCGAAAAGGGAACAGACACTTCCACTGAACTCTACTGGGATGGGAAAAATGTCTGGAACAATGATGGTGATACTGCCTACCTGTATGACAGTAGTGGAAAATTAGTCTCTCAGAAAAAAGGATAA
- a CDS encoding DUF6884 domain-containing protein codes for MTTLVIVPCGKAKIWDKKSELNFVAAKDAYTSTFFRLNRDYAYNFGDRWVILSAKYGFIDPDTMIEDYDISFNNKKTNPVSKYVLKEQILIQNLFQYNQIIGLGGDNYRRRISESFEDYQVDIHFPFKDCAGIGHMQRAIKNSIQNKKSSIK; via the coding sequence ATGACAACACTGGTCATTGTTCCGTGCGGTAAGGCAAAAATATGGGATAAAAAGTCGGAACTGAATTTTGTAGCAGCAAAAGACGCCTATACAAGCACATTTTTTAGATTAAACAGGGATTATGCCTATAATTTCGGAGACAGGTGGGTCATATTAAGTGCAAAATATGGTTTTATCGATCCGGATACAATGATTGAAGATTATGATATTTCCTTCAATAACAAAAAGACAAATCCGGTTTCAAAATATGTCCTCAAAGAGCAGATATTGATTCAAAATCTTTTCCAGTACAACCAGATTATTGGTCTTGGGGGAGACAATTATCGCAGGAGAATTTCTGAAAGTTTTGAAGATTATCAAGTCGATATCCATTTTCCATTTAAGGACTGTGCAGGAATTGGACATATGCAAAGGGCAATTAAAAATTCAATACAGAATAAAAAATCAAGCATAAAATAA
- a CDS encoding endonuclease dU, whose translation MNKSRGMLVHHTADTFNTPHTENRHQRSPMLHFEKKGIRILGIAESYRGREQSLICGIVMRRDRIIDGCAFSRATVGGMDATDAVLAIWSSLARDDIQAIMLGGTVISWFNVMNISRVHEHTGLPVISVTYEDSPGLEDDIRYHFPGDTERLAAYIALGKRKPCELETGETVYLRAEGITLTDAVRACNIFTAQGKIPEPVRVARIVARGHLPDHPEAKDRD comes from the coding sequence ATGAACAAGAGCAGGGGGATGCTCGTCCATCACACCGCCGACACATTCAATACCCCCCACACCGAAAACAGGCATCAGAGATCACCAATGCTTCATTTCGAGAAAAAAGGAATCCGCATCTTAGGCATCGCCGAGAGCTACCGCGGACGCGAACAGTCTCTCATCTGCGGCATCGTCATGCGGCGGGACAGAATCATTGACGGATGCGCCTTCTCCCGTGCCACCGTGGGGGGAATGGACGCAACAGATGCTGTCCTTGCCATCTGGAGTTCCCTCGCACGCGACGACATACAGGCCATCATGCTGGGCGGCACCGTCATCTCCTGGTTCAATGTCATGAACATCAGCCGGGTGCACGAACACACCGGACTCCCGGTCATCTCCGTCACCTATGAAGACTCCCCCGGTCTTGAAGATGATATCCGCTACCACTTCCCCGGCGATACAGAACGACTCGCAGCATACATCGCCCTCGGGAAGAGAAAACCATGCGAACTTGAAACAGGAGAGACCGTATACCTCCGTGCAGAAGGCATCACTCTCACAGATGCCGTCCGTGCCTGCAATATCTTTACCGCCCAGGGAAAAATCCCTGAGCCAGTACGGGTGGCGCGTATCGTTGCACGGGGCCATCTCCCGGATCATCCGGAAGCAAAAGACAGAGATTGA
- a CDS encoding DUF5655 domain-containing protein, whose protein sequence is MKDGSASELKGYSVALEKSLQNYIEKNLESILGITFLGSEYSTGKTHGGRIDTIGIDENGFPVIIEYKRATNENVINQGLYYLDWLLDHKGEFELNVLKKLGNKWGEKIDWSNPRLLCIAGDFTKYDLHAVQQINRNIELLRYRRFDPDLLLLDLVNATSAQNGRPTEINKSLRGERKKENVHKTFTEFLEQSDEDLKDLYEELRAFVEALGDDVQTKVLKFYVAFKRIKNFACVNIAPQKKEITVWVKINPDSIELEKGFLRDVRQIGHFGTGDLEIIIKNNDDLEKAKVLILQSYEEN, encoded by the coding sequence ATGAAAGATGGCAGTGCATCTGAATTAAAGGGGTATTCAGTAGCTCTAGAAAAATCACTTCAGAATTACATAGAAAAGAACCTTGAATCTATCCTTGGAATTACATTTCTTGGGAGTGAATATTCAACAGGCAAAACTCACGGGGGCCGTATTGATACAATAGGAATTGATGAAAACGGATTTCCAGTAATAATTGAATATAAAAGGGCCACTAACGAGAATGTTATCAATCAGGGCTTGTATTACCTGGATTGGTTACTTGATCATAAAGGGGAATTTGAGTTAAATGTATTAAAAAAACTGGGGAATAAATGGGGAGAAAAAATAGACTGGAGCAATCCTCGTCTTCTTTGCATTGCCGGCGATTTTACAAAGTATGATCTTCATGCTGTTCAGCAAATCAATCGAAACATTGAGCTTCTGCGATATCGCAGGTTTGACCCTGATCTTCTTCTTCTTGACCTTGTTAATGCAACATCTGCACAAAATGGAAGACCAACTGAAATTAATAAGTCTCTGAGAGGAGAGAGAAAGAAGGAAAATGTTCATAAAACTTTCACGGAATTTTTGGAACAATCTGATGAAGATTTAAAAGATCTTTATGAAGAATTACGTGCATTTGTCGAAGCATTAGGTGATGATGTTCAAACAAAAGTGCTTAAATTTTATGTAGCATTTAAGAGAATCAAAAATTTTGCATGTGTCAATATTGCACCACAAAAAAAAGAGATTACTGTCTGGGTAAAAATTAATCCAGACTCGATTGAGCTTGAAAAGGGTTTTCTTAGGGATGTAAGACAGATTGGTCATTTTGGAACTGGTGATCTTGAAATTATTATAAAAAATAATGATGATCTGGAAAAAGCTAAAGTTTTAATTTTGCAGAGCTATGAAGAAAATTAG
- a CDS encoding SDH family Clp fold serine proteinase, whose translation MKNYIFIMVFEQRKEIIQKIENLRNSKVITYVVTSRPNINTMMDRKDLREFYRHLEAFSDNDVEKIDLFIYSHGGDSVVGWALVNLIREYSNKFAVLVPYSAFSCATSVAVGADEIVMSKLGTLGPIDPKVSNEFNPERNGAQIPISVEDIGGYISLLKDKFDMRDEELLSKLAEILSKDVRPLALGNAYRQYIKAREDARKLLELHMDPINDRNTIDRIIETLVEKLYSHSHHVNRKEAKNLGLKVQYSEEFKDENDNLSNLMWDLYLDYEAELQLSRPYVDELPEGTNTKCEIPTKYIESVNNSSVFVIEQEWINKGFQEGAKVSNTNNGPGVFIPPSTLIPIPVRGQLVQMNNLVYEKRETTYWKSV comes from the coding sequence ATCAAAAATTATATTTTCATCATGGTATTTGAACAAAGGAAAGAGATTATTCAAAAAATTGAGAATTTGAGAAACTCGAAAGTAATCACTTATGTCGTTACATCGAGGCCCAATATTAATACAATGATGGATAGGAAGGACTTAAGGGAATTTTACCGTCATTTAGAAGCCTTTTCAGATAATGATGTTGAAAAAATTGATCTATTCATATATAGTCATGGAGGAGATTCTGTTGTTGGTTGGGCACTTGTGAATCTTATTCGTGAATATTCCAACAAATTCGCTGTTCTAGTACCATATAGCGCATTTAGTTGCGCTACATCAGTTGCAGTAGGGGCAGACGAAATTGTAATGTCAAAACTTGGTACCCTCGGCCCAATCGATCCAAAAGTATCAAACGAATTTAATCCTGAACGAAATGGAGCACAGATCCCAATTTCCGTTGAAGATATTGGCGGATACATTTCACTGTTAAAAGATAAATTTGATATGCGGGATGAAGAATTACTTTCTAAATTGGCTGAAATTCTCTCCAAGGATGTAAGACCTCTTGCACTAGGAAATGCCTACCGTCAATATATCAAGGCAAGAGAAGATGCGAGAAAGTTGCTGGAACTTCATATGGACCCAATAAATGATAGGAATACAATCGATAGAATTATCGAAACTTTGGTTGAGAAATTATACAGCCATTCACATCATGTGAATCGAAAAGAAGCAAAAAACCTAGGTTTAAAAGTGCAGTATTCTGAAGAATTTAAAGACGAAAACGATAATTTATCCAACCTTATGTGGGATCTTTATTTGGATTATGAAGCAGAATTACAGTTATCAAGGCCCTATGTAGACGAATTGCCCGAAGGGACTAATACCAAATGCGAAATACCGACCAAATATATTGAATCTGTTAACAATTCATCTGTTTTTGTCATTGAGCAAGAATGGATAAACAAAGGATTCCAAGAAGGAGCAAAGGTTAGTAATACAAATAATGGTCCCGGTGTTTTTATTCCACCAAGCACACTGATCCCAATACCCGTAAGAGGGCAACTTGTTCAAATGAACAATTTGGTATATGAAAAAAGAGAAACCACTTATTGGAAATCAGTATAG
- a CDS encoding tetratricopeptide repeat protein, whose product MKNTTSPNRALRALLALLLIAGLAIISAHPAAAAGPTATGLTAVPAELNITRATATMNTAFDEGNWPRAAAYAELITKNDENAPADVWCKWGYSLRKMGKYDEALAAATVSIEKNPDDAAALLNRGYTYLALGEYQNARLDAEEALQIEPDSASAYNIIASGLLGEGDAKNALVAVDTALALQPDHVNYLNTKGVILMELGKYSDAVTTLTRAVELQDTYIAPYPDAIPPEENLRTAQKLYDENQAPVGLIIAAAALILIIGAGAIFLQKRK is encoded by the coding sequence ATGAAGAATACGACATCACCAAACCGGGCACTCCGGGCACTCCTCGCACTCCTCCTCATCGCAGGACTCGCCATCATCTCCGCACACCCGGCCGCGGCCGCAGGCCCAACCGCGACCGGTCTCACCGCCGTTCCCGCCGAACTCAACATCACCAGGGCCACGGCAACAATGAACACCGCGTTCGATGAAGGCAACTGGCCGCGGGCCGCTGCATATGCAGAGCTGATCACCAAAAATGACGAGAATGCCCCCGCCGACGTATGGTGCAAATGGGGATATTCCCTCAGAAAGATGGGAAAGTATGACGAGGCACTGGCTGCCGCAACTGTTAGTATTGAGAAAAATCCGGATGATGCAGCAGCCCTCCTGAACCGCGGCTACACCTATCTCGCCCTCGGTGAATACCAGAATGCACGCCTTGACGCAGAAGAAGCACTCCAGATCGAACCGGATTCCGCCAGTGCATACAACATCATCGCCTCAGGCCTCCTCGGAGAAGGCGATGCGAAAAACGCCCTTGTTGCCGTTGACACCGCGCTTGCCCTCCAGCCGGATCATGTCAATTACCTCAACACCAAGGGCGTCATACTCATGGAACTGGGCAAATATTCGGATGCCGTAACCACCCTCACCCGTGCCGTTGAATTGCAGGACACCTACATCGCCCCCTACCCTGATGCCATCCCGCCGGAAGAAAACCTCAGGACTGCCCAAAAGCTCTATGACGAGAACCAAGCACCGGTCGGGCTCATCATCGCTGCCGCTGCCCTGATCCTCATCATCGGTGCGGGCGCCATCTTCCTGCAGAAACGGAAATAA
- a CDS encoding zinc ribbon-containing protein: MYNTGEKPGKGDYKCIHCLQVITLDDNSDTLPPCPKCSRTEWVKN; encoded by the coding sequence ATGTATAATACAGGGGAAAAACCCGGCAAGGGGGACTACAAATGTATTCACTGTCTCCAAGTAATTACGCTTGACGACAACAGCGATACTTTACCGCCATGTCCAAAATGCAGCAGAACAGAATGGGTGAAGAATTAG
- the cobO gene encoding cob(I)yrinic acid a,c-diamide adenosyltransferase: MKQGYIQVYTGDGKGKTTAALGVSIRSLVAGHRVYFAQFIKGVQTGELSLADSFPQFTIVQYGEGRFIDGKPEESDIVAARNGLEICAEVLRSGEYDLVVLDEVNVALHYGLFDESEVIAALTGRAPNVDVICTGRYASPELVEEADLVTEMKKIKHYYAAGVRARKGIEF; this comes from the coding sequence ATGAAACAGGGATATATTCAGGTTTACACAGGGGACGGAAAAGGAAAGACAACGGCTGCTCTGGGTGTTAGTATCAGATCTCTTGTTGCCGGACACCGGGTATATTTCGCTCAGTTTATCAAGGGGGTGCAGACCGGTGAACTCTCTCTTGCAGATTCGTTCCCCCAATTTACGATTGTTCAGTATGGAGAGGGGCGGTTTATTGACGGGAAGCCGGAAGAGAGTGATATTGTTGCGGCCCGAAATGGGCTCGAAATCTGCGCAGAGGTGCTCCGGTCCGGGGAATATGATCTGGTCGTCCTGGATGAAGTCAATGTGGCGCTTCACTATGGGCTCTTTGATGAATCAGAGGTGATTGCGGCACTCACCGGCAGGGCGCCCAATGTTGATGTGATCTGCACCGGCAGGTATGCTTCCCCCGAACTCGTTGAGGAAGCCGATCTTGTGACCGAGATGAAGAAGATTAAGCATTACTATGCCGCCGGTGTGCGGGCCCGCAAAGGGATTGAGTTTTAA
- a CDS encoding tyrosine-type recombinase/integrase yields the protein MSDVTRHSGFHLPAKKYEEYAKTAISKGLAEGKITPDDAALLIEFVDEISINMNPQRVYKHYSILINWRTFIGPFRENQAGDLYRGIQQLKGYTRENGKPYSSHTISDYVRFIKRLYLWMVENEYTSIPEKKIMKIRVPATDEMTVTVEDLITEEEALRMIQTCWNSRDRAIISMLWDGGFRISELGTLQWKQVKFNEWNVVVNTAEKTGKPRHIPLVMSKAYIAQWKNDYPFEPVGDNHVFLTLDSCKPVQYAGLKKKITKIAKRAGIERKINPHLFRHSRITDLIRKGYQESVIKKMLWGNLTTTMFAVYAHLSDIDIDNEVALHEGIVTEDQRADSPLEARQCPRCYTINGPTMEYCNKCGLALTKGAVADRTKIKELLSELSKEQIIELLANAP from the coding sequence ATGTCAGACGTTACCAGACATAGTGGGTTTCATTTACCCGCAAAAAAATACGAAGAGTATGCAAAAACTGCCATTTCAAAAGGACTGGCTGAAGGAAAGATCACTCCCGATGATGCAGCACTCCTGATAGAATTTGTCGATGAAATATCGATAAATATGAACCCACAAAGGGTATACAAACATTATTCTATCCTCATAAACTGGAGAACCTTTATTGGTCCTTTCCGGGAGAACCAGGCCGGTGATCTGTACAGGGGAATACAACAACTGAAAGGATACACACGGGAGAACGGAAAACCATACTCCTCCCATACAATCAGTGACTATGTCCGCTTCATTAAGCGTCTCTATTTGTGGATGGTTGAAAATGAATACACCTCCATACCTGAGAAAAAAATAATGAAAATACGGGTGCCGGCCACGGACGAAATGACGGTCACCGTAGAAGACCTGATTACCGAGGAAGAGGCATTGAGGATGATTCAGACCTGTTGGAATTCCAGGGACCGGGCGATCATTTCAATGCTATGGGATGGAGGATTCCGAATCAGTGAGCTCGGTACCCTGCAATGGAAGCAGGTTAAATTTAACGAATGGAATGTAGTGGTAAACACCGCAGAAAAGACGGGAAAACCACGCCATATACCACTGGTTATGAGTAAAGCATACATTGCACAGTGGAAGAATGATTATCCTTTTGAGCCGGTCGGTGATAATCATGTATTCCTCACCCTTGATTCCTGTAAGCCGGTCCAGTATGCGGGATTGAAGAAGAAAATCACGAAAATTGCAAAGCGTGCAGGAATCGAGAGAAAAATAAATCCCCATCTCTTCCGGCATAGCAGAATTACCGACCTTATCCGGAAAGGCTATCAAGAATCTGTTATCAAAAAAATGCTTTGGGGAAATCTCACGACGACGATGTTTGCGGTTTATGCCCATCTCTCGGATATTGACATAGACAATGAGGTCGCCTTGCATGAAGGGATTGTCACTGAAGACCAGAGGGCAGATTCACCGCTTGAGGCCCGCCAGTGCCCCCGGTGTTATACGATCAACGGACCTACTATGGAATATTGTAACAAATGTGGTCTTGCATTAACGAAGGGGGCTGTAGCTGATAGAACGAAGATTAAAGAATTGCTCAGTGAGCTTTCAAAGGAGCAGATTATTGAATTACTCGCCAATGCTCCTTAA
- a CDS encoding HNH endonuclease: MATNTKKDKAWNNAKTVRGKDPKRYRKDPYGNVICISSYGKTSPMGWDVDHIEPKSKGGSDSTRNLQALNASVNRSKKDSQKKKSRHSKCNK, from the coding sequence ATGGCAACAAACACAAAAAAAGACAAAGCATGGAATAATGCAAAGACAGTAAGAGGCAAAGATCCAAAAAGATACAGAAAAGATCCATATGGAAATGTAATCTGTATATCATCGTATGGCAAAACAAGTCCTATGGGTTGGGATGTTGATCACATAGAGCCAAAATCAAAAGGGGGCTCAGATTCAACCAGAAACCTTCAGGCCCTCAATGCTTCTGTAAATCGAAGTAAAAAAGATAGTCAAAAAAAGAAAAGCCGGCATTCAAAATGCAATAAATGA
- a CDS encoding GIY-YIG nuclease family protein, with amino-acid sequence MDYFSDSWCSLKWSRWAPLQNYNKELSNLSNTSGLYRIRPIQKDFLMYIGQTGRSLRERMGQLRIYTRSESEMPFNDPHTAAPSLWAWRDAEGWEFECSVASVEFNELTKRDSKQMREGFESYLLWRYRLEKGESTLCNFGRFHPQYFKSSSRSSGRRGDRLSEDEINISGGPSLPPLNLKGSPCNADWMDLDWKGPIPLTKGCGGDCGNSPGLYKIMFGDEVVYIGQSSSLKSRLNSHVNKNWEGDPEVAVCMTDVEIREYQLHEWENDLIAGFFSEYNRPPKYQFKNLE; translated from the coding sequence ATGGATTATTTCTCAGATTCATGGTGCAGTCTTAAATGGAGTAGGTGGGCTCCTTTACAGAATTACAATAAAGAGCTCTCAAACCTTTCCAATACTTCGGGACTTTACCGTATACGACCAATACAGAAGGATTTTCTCATGTATATCGGGCAGACTGGAAGATCTCTTCGGGAGAGAATGGGCCAACTTAGAATATATACCAGATCCGAATCTGAGATGCCATTTAATGACCCGCATACTGCCGCCCCATCACTTTGGGCTTGGAGAGATGCAGAAGGATGGGAATTTGAATGCTCCGTTGCGTCAGTAGAGTTTAATGAACTGACAAAAAGAGATTCCAAACAGATGAGAGAGGGTTTTGAATCATATCTTCTGTGGAGATATCGCCTTGAAAAAGGAGAATCAACACTCTGTAATTTTGGACGATTTCATCCCCAATATTTCAAGTCCTCAAGCAGAAGTTCCGGAAGACGGGGGGACAGGTTATCGGAAGATGAAATAAACATTTCAGGCGGCCCCTCATTGCCACCATTGAATCTTAAAGGTTCACCATGTAATGCAGACTGGATGGATCTTGACTGGAAAGGCCCGATACCACTTACAAAAGGTTGTGGAGGTGACTGTGGAAATAGTCCCGGATTATACAAAATTATGTTTGGTGATGAGGTGGTGTATATCGGGCAGTCATCATCACTCAAATCACGACTAAACAGCCATGTAAATAAGAACTGGGAGGGTGATCCTGAAGTTGCTGTCTGTATGACTGATGTGGAAATCAGGGAGTATCAATTACATGAATGGGAGAATGACCTCATCGCAGGTTTTTTTTCAGAATATAACAGACCCCCGAAATATCAGTTCAAAAATTTGGAATGA